A window of the Deinococcus gobiensis I-0 genome harbors these coding sequences:
- the rsmH gene encoding 16S rRNA (cytosine(1402)-N(4))-methyltransferase RsmH encodes MTIPPADSAPPSDLSHIPVLAPQVLGALEPAPGKVFVDGTLGGAGHTRLLLGAGATVYGIDQDPYALERARAARIPGLHVLEGNYRDMAALLAAEGVTQVDGVLLDIGVSSFQLDDGERGFSYHTEAPLDMRMSQSGESAADVVNTYDEADLAAIIYEYGEDRLSRRIARAIVYAREKAPIETTVALADIVKRAYPGFSKGIHPARRTFQALRIHVNDELGALRAGLEAAEGLLRPGGRLAVISFHSLEDRIVKRYLLGSETLTPLTKRPLVASEEEQAGNPRARSAKLRSAQKRAPGDVGVQP; translated from the coding sequence ATGACGATCCCCCCTGCCGACTCCGCTCCCCCCTCCGACCTCTCTCATATCCCCGTGCTGGCCCCGCAGGTGCTCGGCGCGCTCGAACCCGCTCCCGGCAAGGTCTTCGTGGACGGCACCCTGGGCGGCGCGGGCCACACCCGGCTGCTGCTCGGCGCCGGGGCGACCGTGTACGGCATCGACCAGGACCCCTACGCCCTGGAGCGTGCCCGCGCCGCCCGGATTCCGGGCCTGCATGTCCTGGAAGGCAACTACCGCGACATGGCCGCGCTGCTCGCCGCCGAAGGCGTCACGCAGGTGGACGGCGTACTGCTCGACATCGGCGTGAGCAGCTTCCAGCTCGACGACGGCGAACGCGGCTTCTCGTACCACACCGAAGCGCCGCTGGACATGCGCATGAGCCAGTCGGGCGAGAGCGCCGCCGACGTGGTCAACACCTACGACGAGGCCGACCTCGCCGCGATCATCTACGAGTACGGCGAGGACCGGCTCTCGCGCCGCATCGCCCGCGCCATCGTGTACGCGCGCGAAAAGGCCCCCATCGAGACGACCGTGGCCCTGGCCGACATCGTCAAGCGGGCCTACCCCGGGTTTTCCAAGGGCATTCACCCCGCGCGGCGGACCTTCCAGGCCCTACGCATCCACGTGAACGACGAACTCGGCGCCCTGCGCGCGGGCCTCGAAGCGGCCGAGGGCCTGCTGCGGCCCGGTGGGCGGCTGGCGGTCATCAGCTTCCACTCGCTCGAGGACCGCATCGTCAAGCGCTACCTGCTGGGCAGCGAGACCCTCACGCCCCTGACCAAGCGCCCGCTGGTGGCCTCCGAGGAGGAGCAGGCCGGCAACCCCCGTGCCCGCAGCGCCAAACTGCGCTCGGCCCAGAAGCGCGCCCCTGGCGACGTAGGCGTGCAGCCGTGA
- a CDS encoding NUDIX hydrolase, whose product MLVALTREASPRVILTVRSSELPTHKGQIAFPGGSLEPGETPTQAALREAWEEVGLPPGAAQVLGELDDVFTPVGFHVTPVLARIPAGLPLVRTPEVAQIICPTLAELRALTVLRETRRLPDGTPVPLYRYPWQGHDIWGMTARVLHDLLTQGPAET is encoded by the coding sequence GTGCTCGTGGCCCTGACCCGCGAGGCGAGCCCGCGCGTGATCCTGACGGTGCGCTCCTCGGAACTGCCCACCCACAAGGGCCAGATCGCCTTTCCGGGGGGCAGTCTGGAGCCGGGCGAGACACCCACGCAGGCGGCGCTGCGCGAGGCCTGGGAGGAGGTCGGGCTGCCCCCCGGCGCCGCGCAGGTGCTGGGCGAACTCGACGACGTGTTCACGCCGGTCGGGTTCCACGTGACGCCGGTGCTGGCCCGCATTCCGGCCGGGCTGCCGCTGGTCCGCACGCCCGAGGTCGCGCAGATCATCTGCCCCACCCTGGCCGAACTGCGCGCCCTGACGGTGCTGCGCGAAACGCGGCGGCTACCCGACGGCACGCCCGTACCGCTGTACCGCTACCCCTGGCAGGGCCACGACATCTGGGGCATGACGGCGCGCGTGCTGCACGACCTACTCACCCAGGGCCCGGCCGAAACCTGA
- the mraZ gene encoding division/cell wall cluster transcriptional repressor MraZ, whose product MPFGEYPYTIDDKGRVVMPPAFRDFVEDGMILTRGMEGCLYVFPLSSWRRVEEQLEGLPLTDADSRAFVRFFYSGASKARLDNQSRVSVPQTLRAFAGLEGDVIVAGAPGRLEFWAPARWEAAITAVQDHPPKPDLLANFVA is encoded by the coding sequence GTGCCGTTTGGAGAGTATCCGTACACCATCGACGACAAGGGCCGCGTGGTCATGCCACCCGCCTTTCGGGATTTCGTCGAGGACGGCATGATCCTCACGCGCGGTATGGAAGGCTGTCTCTACGTGTTTCCGCTGTCCAGTTGGCGGCGGGTCGAAGAACAACTCGAGGGCCTGCCCCTCACCGACGCCGATTCGCGCGCCTTCGTCCGCTTCTTTTATTCCGGGGCCAGCAAGGCCCGGCTCGACAACCAGAGCCGCGTCTCCGTGCCCCAGACCCTGCGGGCCTTCGCGGGCCTGGAGGGCGACGTGATCGTGGCCGGCGCGCCCGGACGCCTGGAATTCTGGGCTCCGGCGCGCTGGGAAGCCGCCATCACGGCCGTGCAGGACCATCCGCCCAAACCTGACCTTCTCGCCAACTTCGTGGCGTAA
- a CDS encoding alpha/beta hydrolase → MFPADFPPDDLEFVPGLPFGRHGQSLDLLRLRAPSARPAPAILHLHGGAWVRFGRWAPANVFLARAGFVTVSADYRLAPGAIFPAQLGDVGEAVTWLRANAGAWQLDPARLGAWGVSAGAHLAALLGTGAGTRGEPAVQAVGNVSGPMDLFDPALSFGPEPFPLLGGPWAERQALAAQASPVRHVSGRNAPFLHLHGLHDDEVPVSQARRMHAALRAAGVPSELALLDGGHYVNDTHRAEIEARLLDFFRRELGH, encoded by the coding sequence ATGTTCCCCGCAGATTTCCCGCCGGACGACCTCGAATTCGTTCCGGGCCTGCCTTTCGGGCGTCACGGCCAGAGCCTCGACCTGCTGCGGCTGCGCGCCCCGTCTGCCCGGCCCGCCCCCGCGATCCTGCACCTGCACGGCGGCGCGTGGGTCAGGTTCGGCCGCTGGGCACCTGCCAACGTGTTTCTGGCGCGGGCGGGCTTCGTGACCGTCAGCGCAGACTACCGGCTGGCCCCGGGGGCCATCTTTCCGGCGCAGCTTGGGGACGTGGGCGAGGCCGTGACGTGGCTGCGCGCCAACGCGGGGGCGTGGCAGCTCGACCCGGCACGTCTCGGGGCCTGGGGCGTCAGCGCGGGGGCCCATCTGGCGGCGCTGCTGGGCACCGGGGCAGGTACGCGGGGCGAGCCGGCCGTGCAGGCGGTAGGCAACGTCTCGGGACCGATGGACCTTTTCGACCCGGCCCTGTCCTTCGGTCCCGAGCCCTTCCCGCTGCTGGGCGGGCCCTGGGCCGAGCGGCAGGCACTGGCGGCGCAGGCCAGCCCCGTCCGGCACGTGAGCGGCCGCAACGCGCCCTTCCTGCACCTGCACGGCCTGCACGACGACGAGGTGCCCGTCTCGCAGGCGCGGCGCATGCACGCGGCGCTGCGGGCCGCCGGGGTCCCCAGCGAACTCGCGCTGCTGGACGGCGGCCACTACGTCAACGACACGCACCGGGCCGAGATCGAGGCGCGGCTCCTCGACTTCTTCCGCCGGGAGTTGGGCCACTGA
- a CDS encoding DoxX family protein, producing MIQSPAARLPKALPDSPLTRFLFADARMAPVWLLARLYVGWMWLESGLGKVGSPEWTGAQAGEGVRGFLRGAIEKAGGESPDVSGWYARFLETVALPNAPLFSYLVAYGELAVGIALILGLLTGLAAFFGGVMNLAYLLAGTLSSNPLLLVGAALLVAAWRVAGWWGLDRFVLPRLTRHALAPPVRIRS from the coding sequence ATGATCCAGTCCCCGGCCGCCCGGCTCCCGAAGGCCCTGCCCGACTCGCCCCTCACCCGTTTTCTCTTTGCCGACGCCCGTATGGCCCCGGTGTGGCTGCTCGCGCGGCTGTACGTAGGTTGGATGTGGCTCGAATCCGGGCTGGGCAAGGTGGGCAGCCCCGAATGGACCGGCGCGCAGGCCGGCGAGGGGGTGCGCGGGTTCCTGCGCGGAGCCATCGAGAAGGCCGGCGGTGAATCGCCGGACGTGTCGGGCTGGTACGCCCGGTTTCTGGAAACGGTGGCCCTGCCCAACGCGCCGCTGTTTTCCTACCTGGTGGCCTACGGCGAGCTGGCCGTGGGCATCGCCCTGATCCTGGGCCTGCTGACCGGTCTGGCGGCTTTTTTCGGCGGCGTCATGAACCTTGCCTACCTGCTCGCGGGCACGCTGTCGAGCAATCCGCTGCTGCTGGTGGGGGCGGCGCTGCTGGTCGCCGCGTGGCGTGTGGCGGGCTGGTGGGGCCTGGACCGTTTCGTGCTGCCGCGCCTGACCCGGCACGCCCTGGCCCCGCCGGTCCGCATACGGAGCTAA
- the aat gene encoding leucyl/phenylalanyl-tRNA--protein transferase: MPTADAFLHHPDRLTREVARAYAQGAFLMDNGDGPQFYGVQDRALVPLTEAAGLHVARRLRRELPRFGARLDTAFAAVVEGCRGRLPGAPERDGEWISDELAEIYLHLHGTGLAHSFEVWRGGELAGGVLGLALGGAFIAESKFHRVTNASKAALVLLAGHLHARGFTLLDAQIQNSHIATLGVYEIAEAAYRPLLAGALRADVSLV, translated from the coding sequence ATGCCCACTGCCGACGCCTTCTTGCACCACCCCGACCGCCTGACCCGTGAGGTCGCGCGCGCCTACGCGCAGGGGGCCTTCCTGATGGACAACGGCGACGGCCCGCAGTTCTACGGCGTGCAGGACCGCGCGCTGGTGCCGCTGACCGAGGCCGCCGGCCTGCACGTCGCCCGGCGGCTGCGGCGCGAGCTGCCGCGTTTTGGGGCCCGGCTCGACACCGCCTTCGCGGCCGTCGTCGAGGGCTGCCGGGGCCGCCTGCCCGGCGCGCCCGAGCGCGACGGCGAATGGATCAGCGACGAGCTGGCCGAAATCTACCTGCACCTGCACGGCACCGGGCTGGCCCACTCCTTCGAGGTCTGGCGCGGCGGCGAGCTGGCCGGCGGCGTGCTGGGGCTGGCGCTGGGCGGGGCCTTCATCGCCGAGAGCAAGTTTCACCGCGTGACCAACGCGAGCAAGGCGGCGCTGGTGCTGCTGGCCGGGCACCTGCACGCGCGCGGCTTCACGCTGCTCGACGCCCAGATCCAGAACAGCCACATCGCCACCCTGGGCGTGTACGAGATCGCGGAGGCGGCCTACCGGCCCCTGCTGGCCGGGGCGCTGCGCGCCGACGTGTCGCTGGTCTAG
- a CDS encoding PEGA domain-containing protein → MKKFLMIPAALLASTAFAAPKISAQSIIVNPAQPDLSVSVRVNKDSTGNANPGYRVGENISISTTVNRDAYVYLFNVDSTGEVTQILPNRIQGGGNFVKANTTAVFPGAGAGFTYSVDGQVGLNKVLALASTTELNLDQLSNFSGQDQFATVNAKGQDGLAQALSIVVNPIPQNTWVSDTAFFSVVAANPVTTGNLFVGTNVPGASVILNGRTLGSANTTYTGLAAGSYPVRVRAPGYADYTTTIAIRANTTTNLNVEFSRTTTPVTTTPTNTAGYTVALRSSVNGARVFVDGTESGTIQNGGLNLSVSRGAHEIVVIAPGYRTFVNNYNVTQNGQITINPTR, encoded by the coding sequence ATGAAAAAGTTTCTGATGATTCCGGCCGCGCTGCTCGCCAGCACCGCGTTCGCCGCCCCCAAGATCAGCGCCCAGAGCATCATCGTGAACCCCGCACAGCCCGACCTCAGCGTCAGCGTGCGCGTGAACAAGGACTCCACCGGCAACGCCAACCCCGGCTACCGCGTGGGCGAGAACATCAGCATCAGCACGACCGTCAACCGTGACGCCTACGTGTACCTGTTCAACGTGGACAGCACCGGCGAAGTGACCCAGATCCTGCCCAACCGTATCCAGGGCGGCGGCAACTTCGTGAAGGCCAACACCACCGCCGTGTTCCCCGGCGCGGGCGCGGGCTTCACCTACAGCGTGGACGGTCAGGTCGGCCTGAACAAGGTTCTGGCCCTCGCCAGCACCACCGAGCTGAACCTCGACCAGCTCTCCAACTTCAGCGGCCAGGACCAGTTCGCCACCGTGAACGCCAAGGGCCAGGACGGCCTCGCCCAGGCGCTGAGCATCGTCGTCAACCCCATCCCCCAGAACACCTGGGTCAGCGACACCGCCTTCTTCAGCGTCGTGGCCGCCAACCCCGTGACCACCGGCAACCTGTTCGTCGGCACCAACGTGCCCGGCGCCAGCGTGATCCTCAACGGCCGCACCCTGGGCAGTGCGAACACCACCTACACCGGCCTCGCCGCCGGCAGCTACCCCGTGCGTGTGCGCGCTCCGGGCTACGCCGACTACACCACGACCATCGCCATCCGCGCCAACACGACGACCAACCTGAACGTCGAGTTCTCGCGCACCACGACTCCCGTGACGACCACCCCGACCAACACGGCCGGCTACACGGTCGCCCTGCGCAGCAGCGTGAACGGCGCGCGCGTGTTCGTGGACGGCACCGAGTCCGGCACCATCCAGAACGGCGGCCTGAACCTGAGCGTGTCGCGCGGCGCCCACGAGATCGTGGTCATCGCCCCCGGCTACCGCACCTTCGTGAACAACTACAACGTCACGCAGAACGGTCAGATCACCATCAACCCCACCCGCTGA
- a CDS encoding DUF423 domain-containing protein, whose translation MRAQIALQTGAVLAALGVAFGAFGAHALRERLDPQMLANFETGVRYQMYAALALMVLGTQVGQTRAPVLLLAGAVIFSGTLYVLSLSGVRWLGAITPIGGLLLIAGLVVAALDAGK comes from the coding sequence ATGCGTGCCCAAATCGCCCTGCAAACCGGAGCCGTTCTCGCCGCCCTGGGGGTGGCCTTCGGGGCCTTCGGGGCCCACGCCCTGCGCGAACGCCTGGACCCCCAGATGCTCGCCAACTTCGAGACCGGCGTGCGTTACCAGATGTACGCCGCCCTCGCCCTGATGGTGCTGGGCACCCAGGTGGGCCAGACCCGCGCGCCGGTGCTGCTGCTCGCCGGAGCCGTCATCTTCAGCGGCACCCTGTACGTGCTCTCGCTGAGCGGCGTGCGCTGGCTGGGGGCGATCACGCCCATCGGGGGGCTGCTGCTCATCGCGGGGCTGGTGGTGGCGGCGCTGGACGCGGGAAAGTAG
- a CDS encoding ABC transporter permease, translated as MPGFRLPSRAPGAATPDLAWTLARAHLSRRRTQNLLTVLGIAVGVMVLIAALSLTNGFTRALVNATLRASPHLSLTSFAPAGADPALERTIRADRRVEAYTPFVADKGLLTRPASEGRAAGVDFTTLFGVGPSAARVLQLPELANAQLADLKDGEVLLGAALARSVGAFSGDEVRLLNSTQRRATLKVRGLFSTGNYLIDSGYAFTNIATLQQLQGTADITGYQLRLYNPDQARAVGESLTRTVAYAPLPWQDLYGTLLDQLALQKRVIAFVVFLIVIVAAFGIANVLTLAVFEKTQEIAILRAIGATRGVITRTFVIEGLALGLAGLLLGNLLGLGISAYFTVRPFTLPGDLYFITALPVEVRASDLLWVNAVGLGTTLLAALIPARRAASVEPARIIR; from the coding sequence ATGCCCGGCTTCCGCCTTCCTTCCCGCGCGCCCGGTGCGGCGACCCCCGACCTCGCCTGGACCCTGGCCCGCGCGCACCTCAGCCGCCGCCGGACCCAGAACCTGCTGACCGTGCTGGGCATCGCCGTGGGCGTGATGGTCCTGATCGCCGCCCTGAGCCTCACGAACGGCTTTACCCGCGCGCTGGTGAACGCGACCCTGCGTGCCAGTCCGCACCTGAGCCTGACCTCCTTCGCGCCCGCCGGGGCCGACCCTGCGCTGGAGCGCACCATCCGCGCCGACCGCCGGGTCGAAGCCTACACCCCCTTCGTGGCCGACAAGGGGCTGCTGACCCGGCCCGCCAGCGAGGGCCGCGCGGCGGGCGTGGACTTCACGACCCTGTTCGGCGTGGGGCCGTCGGCCGCGCGGGTGCTGCAACTGCCCGAGCTGGCGAATGCCCAGCTGGCCGACCTCAAAGACGGCGAGGTGCTGCTGGGCGCGGCCCTGGCCCGCAGCGTGGGGGCCTTCAGCGGCGACGAGGTGCGGCTGCTCAACAGCACTCAGCGCCGCGCGACCCTCAAGGTCCGGGGCCTGTTCAGCACCGGCAACTACCTCATCGACAGCGGCTACGCCTTCACCAACATCGCGACGCTGCAACAGCTCCAGGGCACGGCCGATATCACCGGCTACCAGTTGCGCCTGTACAACCCCGACCAGGCCCGCGCGGTGGGGGAGAGCCTGACCCGTACGGTCGCCTACGCGCCGCTGCCCTGGCAGGACCTGTACGGCACGCTGCTCGACCAGCTCGCGCTGCAAAAACGGGTCATCGCCTTCGTGGTGTTCCTGATCGTGATCGTGGCGGCCTTCGGGATCGCCAACGTACTGACGCTGGCCGTGTTCGAAAAGACGCAGGAAATCGCCATCCTGCGCGCCATCGGGGCCACGCGCGGCGTCATCACGCGGACCTTCGTCATCGAGGGCCTCGCGCTGGGTCTCGCGGGGCTGCTGCTGGGCAACCTGCTGGGCCTGGGCATCAGCGCGTATTTCACGGTGCGGCCCTTCACGCTGCCGGGCGACCTGTACTTCATCACCGCCCTGCCGGTCGAGGTCCGGGCCAGCGACCTGCTGTGGGTCAACGCAGTCGGTCTGGGCACCACGCTGCTCGCCGCCCTGATTCCTGCCCGGCGCGCCGCCAGCGTGGAGCCGGCCCGCATCATCCGCTGA
- a CDS encoding DUF1990 domain-containing protein — translation MPVFLFPPQEQRRKEIMDRLRSAELSYAPAGMTALPEVPPGMQTMNESVLLGYGPACFERACAALMEWQTHRLTWLRLHADGPPRVGQTVLLEAFFGPLTWVFGCRVVAVTDSPAEYGYTYGTLPGHPECGEERFQVDFHADQRVTFSLRAYSRPTGPLMRVAQPLATLAQRAGSKAYLRNMCRSTRASGS, via the coding sequence ATGCCGGTGTTCCTTTTTCCTCCCCAGGAGCAGCGCCGGAAAGAGATCATGGATCGATTGCGCAGCGCAGAGCTTTCCTACGCGCCTGCTGGAATGACCGCTCTGCCGGAAGTTCCTCCAGGCATGCAGACGATGAACGAGAGCGTCTTACTGGGCTATGGCCCGGCGTGCTTCGAGCGCGCGTGTGCGGCGCTGATGGAATGGCAGACGCACCGATTGACGTGGTTGCGTCTCCACGCCGATGGACCGCCGCGCGTGGGTCAGACGGTGCTGCTCGAAGCGTTCTTCGGACCGCTGACCTGGGTGTTCGGGTGCCGGGTGGTGGCTGTGACTGACTCGCCTGCCGAGTACGGCTATACATACGGCACCCTCCCTGGCCATCCCGAATGCGGGGAGGAGCGCTTCCAGGTGGACTTCCACGCAGACCAGCGCGTGACGTTCAGCCTCCGGGCCTATTCGCGTCCTACGGGGCCCCTCATGAGGGTGGCGCAGCCGCTCGCCACCCTGGCGCAGCGAGCGGGGTCGAAGGCGTATCTCCGGAACATGTGCCGTTCCACTCGCGCTTCTGGCTCCTGA
- a CDS encoding Nramp family divalent metal transporter produces MTQRATDVLSRRTDRRGLGRVLPFIGPAVIASIAYMDPGNFATNIQGGAEYGYALLWVILAANLMAMLIQNLSAKLGIATGQNLPQVIGKRWPRPVVWFYWVQAEIVAMATDLAEFIGAAIAIHLLTGLPLIWGAAITGVITFWLLTLQGRGFRPLELVIGGFVLVIGVAYLTQFVLARPDLAALGAGFVPSFQGTGSVYLAVGIIGATVMPHVIYLHSALTQGRVPTASDEQKRHLARLNRVDVIAAMGLAGLINMSMLAVAAATFYGKNVENAGDLETAYQTLTPLLGPAAAVAFAVALLASGLSSSAVGTMAGQVIMQGFVGFSIPLWLRRTLTMLPAFIVILLGLDPTATLVLSQVILSFGVPFALVPLLLFTARRDVMGTLVSRPLVTGLGWVFASVIIGLNLYLLWGTFTGS; encoded by the coding sequence ATGACGCAGCGGGCCACCGATGTCCTGTCGCGCCGCACCGACCGCCGGGGACTGGGGCGGGTCCTGCCCTTCATCGGGCCGGCGGTGATCGCCTCGATCGCCTACATGGACCCGGGCAACTTCGCCACCAATATCCAGGGCGGGGCCGAGTACGGCTACGCCCTGCTGTGGGTGATCCTGGCGGCCAACCTCATGGCGATGCTCATCCAGAACCTCAGCGCCAAGCTGGGCATCGCCACCGGCCAGAACCTCCCGCAGGTGATCGGCAAACGCTGGCCCCGGCCGGTCGTGTGGTTCTACTGGGTGCAGGCCGAGATCGTGGCGATGGCGACCGACCTCGCGGAGTTCATCGGGGCGGCCATCGCCATCCACCTGCTCACCGGGCTGCCGCTCATCTGGGGCGCGGCGATCACCGGGGTCATCACCTTCTGGCTGCTTACCCTGCAGGGGCGGGGCTTCCGGCCACTGGAACTGGTGATCGGCGGCTTCGTGCTCGTCATCGGGGTGGCGTACCTGACCCAGTTCGTGCTGGCCCGGCCCGACCTCGCGGCGCTGGGGGCAGGCTTCGTACCCAGTTTCCAGGGCACCGGCAGCGTCTATCTGGCGGTGGGCATCATCGGCGCGACCGTCATGCCGCACGTCATCTACCTGCACTCGGCGCTGACCCAGGGGCGCGTGCCCACCGCCAGCGACGAACAGAAGCGGCACCTGGCCCGCCTGAACCGCGTGGACGTGATCGCCGCGATGGGACTGGCCGGCCTGATCAACATGAGCATGCTGGCCGTGGCCGCCGCGACCTTCTACGGCAAGAACGTCGAGAATGCGGGCGACCTGGAAACCGCCTACCAGACGCTGACGCCGCTGCTGGGGCCGGCCGCCGCCGTCGCCTTCGCCGTGGCCCTGCTCGCCAGCGGCCTGAGCAGCAGCGCGGTGGGCACCATGGCCGGGCAGGTCATCATGCAGGGCTTCGTGGGCTTCAGCATTCCGCTGTGGCTGCGCCGCACGCTGACCATGCTGCCCGCCTTCATCGTGATCCTGCTGGGCCTGGACCCGACCGCCACGCTGGTGCTCTCGCAGGTCATCCTGAGTTTCGGGGTGCCCTTCGCGCTCGTGCCGCTGCTGCTGTTCACCGCCCGGCGCGACGTGATGGGCACGCTGGTCAGCCGCCCACTCGTGACGGGGCTGGGCTGGGTGTTCGCCTCGGTCATCATCGGCCTGAACCTCTACCTGCTGTGGGGCACGTTTACGGGCAGCTAA
- a CDS encoding peptidoglycan D,D-transpeptidase FtsI family protein, which produces MEVKIRNRSRMMQLLALFMFASLVWAYAQLEWGMPQGAGRTSPTPRGAILAADGSVLARTVGKNRIYPQGTLAGQIIGMMGDSSGLEGLEAAYNRDLESGQALKLTIDPRTQANAEAALAEGVKSHQGEYGSVVVIETRTGRVLAAASYPPFDPNSWRDYSAETRRNRPFLDVFEPGSTVKGLVVAAALNENLTTPSTVYDTPMRRHVGGRWGSTIGDAVQHPATLTTKQVLRYSSNVGMSHIVEHFPAEKLRNYLTNYGFGQDVQLPTVSAATGRLQPLRKWDDLVRATNAFGQGMSSTTLQLAAAYNTLANDGMYLSPRLVEGAGVGERREVIGPGTAREIRSLLESVVSEGIKHQAGIEGYALAGKTGTAQVVVDGKYSATVYDSTFAGFFPADAPRVTVAVMVHGAKVNYHGSMLAAPIYKQIASGLISEWGTAPKLEAPKPEPATP; this is translated from the coding sequence ATGGAAGTAAAGATCCGCAACCGCTCCCGCATGATGCAGCTGCTCGCCCTGTTCATGTTCGCCTCGCTGGTGTGGGCCTACGCGCAGCTCGAATGGGGGATGCCGCAGGGGGCCGGCCGGACCTCGCCCACGCCGCGCGGCGCGATCCTCGCGGCCGACGGGTCGGTGCTGGCGCGCACGGTCGGCAAGAACCGGATCTATCCCCAGGGCACGCTGGCCGGGCAGATCATCGGCATGATGGGCGACAGCAGCGGCCTCGAAGGTCTGGAAGCCGCCTACAACCGCGACCTGGAAAGCGGGCAGGCCCTCAAGCTGACCATCGACCCGCGCACGCAGGCCAATGCCGAAGCCGCGCTGGCCGAGGGCGTCAAGTCCCACCAGGGCGAATACGGTTCGGTCGTGGTCATCGAGACGCGCACCGGGCGCGTGCTGGCCGCCGCGAGCTACCCGCCCTTCGACCCCAACTCCTGGCGCGACTACAGCGCCGAGACGCGGCGCAACCGCCCCTTCCTCGACGTGTTCGAGCCGGGCTCGACGGTCAAGGGGCTGGTGGTGGCCGCTGCCCTCAACGAAAACCTCACGACCCCCTCGACCGTCTACGACACCCCCATGCGCCGCCACGTCGGGGGCCGCTGGGGCAGCACCATCGGGGACGCGGTGCAGCACCCCGCCACCCTGACCACCAAGCAGGTGTTGCGGTACAGCAGCAACGTGGGCATGAGCCACATCGTCGAGCACTTCCCGGCCGAGAAACTGCGCAACTACCTCACGAACTACGGCTTTGGGCAGGACGTGCAGCTGCCCACCGTTTCGGCCGCCACCGGCCGCCTGCAACCGCTGCGCAAATGGGACGACCTCGTGCGCGCGACCAACGCCTTCGGGCAGGGCATGAGCAGCACCACGCTGCAACTCGCCGCCGCCTACAACACGCTGGCCAACGACGGCATGTACCTCTCGCCCCGGCTGGTCGAGGGCGCGGGTGTGGGTGAGCGCCGCGAGGTCATCGGGCCCGGCACTGCCCGTGAGATTCGCAGCCTGCTCGAATCGGTGGTCTCCGAGGGCATCAAGCACCAGGCGGGCATCGAGGGCTACGCGCTCGCGGGCAAGACCGGCACGGCGCAGGTCGTCGTGGACGGCAAGTACAGCGCGACCGTCTACGACAGCACCTTCGCGGGGTTTTTCCCGGCCGACGCCCCGCGCGTGACGGTCGCGGTGATGGTCCACGGGGCCAAGGTCAACTATCACGGCTCCATGCTCGCGGCCCCCATCTACAAGCAGATCGCCTCGGGCCTGATCTCCGAGTGGGGCACCGCGCCCAAGCTCGAAGCGCCCAAACCCGAACCCGCCACGCCCTGA
- a CDS encoding 3D domain-containing protein — protein sequence MPQKHLAAPLLLALSTVAGALPALPADKVISGAVWSALSQPAAPQPAPAPQSAQQAAAQEYIQETMAATSRSGRSAVARATAYNSLSGQTDSTPHITATGTRTRPGVVALSRDLLRSFPYGSRVTLQDLSGRYNFGNRVFIVEDTMAARKTGSIDIWMGSYRDAMNFGARQVRITAVR from the coding sequence ATGCCCCAAAAGCACCTCGCCGCCCCGCTGCTCCTCGCCCTGTCCACCGTCGCCGGCGCCCTGCCCGCGCTGCCCGCCGACAAGGTGATTTCCGGAGCCGTGTGGTCGGCGCTGAGTCAGCCCGCCGCGCCCCAGCCTGCCCCCGCACCCCAGAGTGCCCAGCAGGCCGCCGCCCAGGAATACATCCAGGAGACGATGGCGGCGACCTCGCGCTCCGGGCGCAGCGCCGTGGCCCGCGCCACCGCCTACAACAGCCTCTCGGGTCAGACCGACAGCACGCCGCACATCACCGCGACGGGCACCCGCACCCGCCCCGGTGTGGTGGCGCTGAGCCGCGACCTGCTGCGCAGCTTTCCCTACGGCAGCCGCGTGACCCTGCAGGACCTCTCGGGCCGCTACAACTTCGGCAACCGCGTGTTCATCGTGGAGGACACGATGGCCGCCCGCAAGACCGGCAGCATCGACATCTGGATGGGCAGCTACCGCGACGCCATGAACTTCGGTGCCCGGCAGGTCCGCATCACCGCCGTCCGCTGA